In the genome of Chitinophagales bacterium, one region contains:
- the tsaB gene encoding tRNA (adenosine(37)-N6)-threonylcarbamoyltransferase complex dimerization subunit type 1 TsaB, with protein MNWILCIDTTTENCSVALTKNGTLFAEKEQKEGLQHAGLLTLFIEEILQESSVSMTELAAIAVSDGPGSYTGLRIGAATAKGLCYSLDIPLIAVDTLRAMAFVAIEKYGHKYEDFYCVPMMDARRMEVYASVYDNKLDELEVKHAKIIEGDSFESYLSQKKVLFFGNGSAKCTTILTHPNAVFFTDIYFSAVNLVSIAYQHFIQNEFEDIAYYEPYYLKKYLPKHKTKKIFNRL; from the coding sequence ATGAACTGGATATTATGTATTGATACGACTACGGAAAACTGTTCTGTTGCCTTGACTAAAAATGGAACATTATTTGCCGAAAAAGAACAAAAGGAAGGACTGCAACATGCAGGACTCCTCACTTTGTTCATTGAAGAAATATTGCAGGAATCTTCTGTGAGTATGACCGAATTGGCTGCAATTGCAGTCAGCGATGGCCCTGGGTCTTATACAGGTTTGAGAATTGGGGCTGCTACTGCAAAGGGATTGTGTTATTCGCTGGATATTCCATTGATTGCAGTAGATACTTTAAGGGCAATGGCTTTTGTGGCAATAGAAAAATATGGTCATAAATACGAAGATTTTTATTGTGTTCCGATGATGGATGCAAGACGCATGGAAGTTTATGCATCTGTGTATGACAATAAATTAGATGAGTTAGAGGTTAAACATGCAAAAATTATTGAAGGCGATTCTTTTGAAAGTTATTTATCTCAAAAAAAAGTATTGTTTTTTGGTAACGGTTCAGCTAAATGTACAACCATACTTACTCATCCCAATGCTGTGTTTTTTACGGATATATATTTTTCTGCAGTAAACCTTGTTTCTATTGCTTATCAGCATTTTATTCAGAATGAATTTGAGGATATAGCCTATTATGAACCTTACTACTTAAAAAAATATTTACCAAAACATAAAACAAAAAAAATATTTAATCGTTTGTGA
- the tatA gene encoding twin-arginine translocase TatA/TatE family subunit: MNTLLLFGIPGGPELILILVVILLLFGGKKIPELARGIGKGIKEFNNAKASIQQEIDEGMKIEETKKDK; the protein is encoded by the coding sequence ATGAATACATTACTCCTTTTTGGTATCCCAGGCGGACCAGAGTTAATTCTAATTTTAGTGGTCATTCTTTTGCTTTTTGGTGGTAAAAAAATTCCTGAATTGGCGAGAGGTATTGGCAAAGGCATCAAGGAATTTAACAATGCCAAAGCTTCTATCCAACAAGAAATAGATGAAGGAATGAAAATCGAAGAAACAAAAAAAGACAAATAA
- a CDS encoding peptidoglycan DD-metalloendopeptidase family protein codes for MEIKTNTKIKTPFDFQEPIHHILKYSFLFVLFILLVGKADLFAQEKKDLEKQKTQLAKDIALTRKLLKNTQNNQTLSINDLKLLQQQVHNREKMIHTVQQQLDILNISLTETDYQIDSVSTVLEELRDEYAELIRHAYLSNNAYNRLLFLFSADSFNEAYQRLKYLQYYTSHRKNQVGQIELMKKELLENRVRLESEKEEKKGLLVAEQQQRLALKVEEEQKNEMVKKLKQKESYLKKKLTSKKQAIEELDRQIRAIIEKVTAEETPIDNLPNRKMTADLLKLSADFKENQGKLPWPVDQGIITGKFGKQQHPILKHITLTNNGLDIATKKGEVARALFEGKVSNTLYSPTFQWAVIVKHGEYFTVYSNLEEVQVSKGDEITTRQAIGTIYTDVEEGKTEVHLEVWKGNGKLNPIEWIYKK; via the coding sequence ATGGAAATCAAAACCAATACAAAAATCAAAACCCCATTTGACTTTCAAGAACCAATCCATCATATACTGAAATATAGTTTCTTATTTGTGCTGTTTATCTTGCTAGTCGGAAAAGCAGATTTGTTTGCCCAAGAAAAAAAAGACTTGGAAAAACAAAAAACGCAGTTGGCAAAGGACATTGCTTTGACCCGAAAATTGCTCAAAAATACTCAGAACAATCAGACCCTTTCTATCAATGACTTGAAACTGCTCCAACAACAGGTTCATAATCGAGAGAAGATGATTCATACGGTTCAACAACAACTTGATATATTGAACATTAGCCTCACCGAAACGGATTACCAGATAGATTCAGTTTCTACGGTTTTGGAGGAACTTAGGGACGAGTATGCCGAATTGATTCGACACGCATATTTGTCCAACAATGCCTACAATCGCTTGTTGTTCCTGTTTTCGGCCGATAGCTTCAATGAAGCCTACCAGCGTTTGAAATATTTGCAGTATTATACCAGTCATCGCAAGAACCAAGTGGGTCAAATAGAGTTAATGAAGAAGGAACTATTGGAAAATCGGGTGCGTTTGGAATCGGAAAAGGAAGAGAAAAAAGGATTGTTGGTCGCAGAACAGCAGCAACGGTTGGCATTGAAGGTGGAAGAAGAACAGAAAAACGAAATGGTGAAAAAATTGAAGCAAAAGGAGAGTTATTTGAAAAAGAAATTGACCTCCAAAAAACAAGCCATTGAAGAATTAGACCGCCAAATCAGAGCGATTATAGAAAAGGTGACAGCTGAGGAAACGCCGATTGATAATTTGCCGAATAGAAAAATGACGGCTGATTTACTAAAATTGAGTGCTGACTTCAAAGAAAATCAAGGTAAACTTCCTTGGCCTGTGGATCAAGGAATTATCACTGGCAAATTTGGCAAACAACAACATCCTATTTTGAAGCACATCACCCTCACCAACAATGGTTTAGATATTGCTACCAAAAAAGGAGAAGTTGCACGAGCCTTGTTTGAAGGAAAGGTCAGCAATACGCTCTACAGTCCTACTTTTCAATGGGCGGTCATTGTGAAACATGGAGAATATTTTACGGTTTACTCCAATTTGGAAGAAGTGCAGGTGAGTAAAGGAGATGAAATTACGACCCGACAGGCCATCGGAACAATTTATACGGATGTAGAAGAAGGCAAAACCGAAGTACATTTGGAGGTGTGGAAAGGCAACGGAAAATTGAATCCTATCGAGTGGATTTACAAAAAATAA
- the gatA gene encoding Asp-tRNA(Asn)/Glu-tRNA(Gln) amidotransferase subunit GatA, translating to MQHYKNLKVIQQDIAAKKITCAELVEFYLSNIAQSQTTNAYLEVFEEEARQKAKELDQKIAHGEKIGRLHGMVIAIKDVICYKNHKVSASSNILPNFESLFSSTAVERILAEDAIIIGRTNCDEFAMGSTNENSAYGVVRNFADQNKVPGGSSGGSAVAVQANTCLAALGSDTGGSVRQPASFCNVIGFKPTYGRISRHGLIAYASSFDQIGTLTHSVEDAALLLEIMAGKDDFDGTNSSKPVPSYSQSLQQKPTAKKRIAYFKEALENKGLDAEIQQKIKDLLTQLQSEGHTVEAVSFPYLDYIVPTYYILTTAEASSNLSRFDGIHYGHRSKDAKNMEDTYRNSRSEGFGAEVQRRIMLGTFVLSSGYYDAYYSKAQKVRRLIHDYTRNIFKDFDFILTPTTPTPAFDIGDKEYQDPVSMYLADIYTVQANIVGIPAISLPLSHHSNGMSFGVQLMADKFEEEALLGFGKEVANYQNQ from the coding sequence GTGCAACATTACAAAAACCTAAAAGTCATACAGCAAGATATTGCTGCAAAAAAAATCACCTGTGCAGAATTGGTAGAATTTTACCTCTCCAATATCGCACAATCTCAAACAACTAATGCCTACCTTGAGGTATTTGAGGAAGAAGCACGCCAAAAAGCAAAAGAACTGGACCAAAAAATAGCCCATGGCGAAAAAATAGGTCGCCTTCACGGAATGGTCATTGCCATCAAAGATGTAATTTGCTACAAAAACCACAAAGTCAGTGCTTCCTCCAACATCCTTCCCAATTTTGAATCCCTCTTTTCTTCAACGGCTGTTGAGCGTATCTTAGCAGAAGATGCGATTATCATTGGACGCACCAACTGCGATGAATTTGCGATGGGTTCGACCAACGAAAATTCTGCTTATGGAGTTGTCCGCAATTTTGCCGACCAAAACAAAGTCCCTGGCGGTTCTTCAGGCGGTTCGGCAGTAGCAGTTCAGGCGAATACGTGTTTGGCGGCTTTGGGTTCAGACACAGGCGGTTCTGTGCGTCAGCCTGCCTCTTTCTGCAATGTGATTGGCTTCAAACCCACTTATGGACGCATTTCACGACATGGATTGATTGCCTACGCTTCGTCCTTTGACCAAATCGGCACATTGACGCACAGCGTAGAAGATGCAGCTTTGTTGTTGGAAATTATGGCAGGAAAAGACGATTTTGACGGCACCAATTCCTCCAAACCCGTTCCGAGTTACAGCCAATCTTTGCAGCAAAAACCCACTGCAAAAAAACGCATTGCCTACTTCAAAGAGGCCTTAGAAAACAAAGGTTTGGATGCAGAAATCCAGCAAAAAATCAAAGATTTATTGACCCAACTTCAATCAGAAGGTCATACCGTTGAAGCAGTTTCTTTCCCTTATTTGGACTACATCGTTCCGACTTACTACATTCTCACCACAGCCGAAGCGTCCTCCAATCTTTCTCGCTTTGACGGTATTCATTACGGACATCGCTCCAAAGATGCCAAAAACATGGAAGACACCTATCGAAACTCACGCAGCGAAGGATTTGGAGCAGAAGTGCAGCGGCGTATCATGTTGGGCACATTTGTATTGAGTTCAGGCTATTACGATGCCTACTATTCCAAAGCCCAAAAAGTTCGCCGACTCATTCACGATTATACCCGCAACATTTTCAAAGACTTCGATTTTATCCTCACACCGACTACACCAACTCCCGCTTTCGACATTGGCGACAAAGAGTATCAAGACCCCGTGAGTATGTACTTAGCGGATATTTATACGGTTCAAGCCAATATTGTGGGAATCCCTGCCATTTCTTTGCCATTGTCGCATCACTCCAATGGAATGTCGTTTGGAGTGCAGTTGATGGCGGATAAGTTTGAAGAGGAGGCGTTGTTGGGGTTTGGGAAAGAGGTTGCGAACTATCAAAATCAATAA
- a CDS encoding DUF4292 domain-containing protein, with the protein MMQNITSNFTVWLMLLLSWLLVFNACGTSKRTEGSTLKKKSLKFVENQLERNLFDADWLRMKAKITANDGKQKQSFNADVRLRKDSVLWMSISPTILKIEVARVLISRDSVQVIDRIHKQYYATNVDFLETLTNYPLNFEMLQNILFGNPIVKGDTKSVLSITKENYCLQNALQDLALELCLDPKNFTLAQMSVNDTLHQRYLNVALEDYEAVDKQIFSHKRLLSIEAPQKYEVDIRLSKVKANEAQKVEFSVPEKYEKVERLEIN; encoded by the coding sequence ATGATGCAAAATATAACCTCCAACTTCACAGTTTGGCTTATGCTGCTATTGAGTTGGTTATTGGTCTTCAATGCTTGTGGAACGTCAAAAAGAACGGAAGGAAGTACATTGAAAAAAAAATCACTGAAATTTGTTGAAAATCAATTAGAGCGAAATTTGTTTGATGCGGATTGGCTGCGGATGAAAGCAAAGATTACGGCAAATGATGGCAAACAAAAACAAAGCTTCAATGCGGATGTTCGTTTACGAAAAGACAGCGTTTTGTGGATGTCTATTTCACCTACCATTCTAAAAATTGAAGTGGCAAGAGTGCTAATTAGTCGTGACAGTGTTCAGGTGATAGATAGAATTCACAAACAATACTACGCCACCAATGTTGACTTTTTAGAAACACTGACCAACTACCCACTGAATTTTGAAATGCTCCAAAACATTCTTTTTGGAAATCCCATAGTAAAAGGTGATACAAAGTCTGTTTTGTCGATTACCAAAGAAAACTACTGTCTGCAAAATGCGCTTCAGGATTTGGCTCTGGAGCTTTGTTTAGACCCCAAAAATTTCACACTTGCTCAAATGAGTGTGAACGATACCTTACATCAACGCTATTTGAATGTGGCATTGGAGGATTACGAAGCGGTTGATAAACAAATATTTTCACACAAACGCCTTTTGTCCATTGAAGCCCCTCAGAAATATGAGGTAGATATAAGGCTTTCTAAAGTGAAGGCAAATGAAGCCCAAAAAGTAGAATTTTCGGTGCCAGAAAAATATGAAAAAGTAGAGCGTTTGGAAATAAATTAA